The segment CACCTCGCCGAAAACCGGATCCAAACTGCCGATGATCGCGACGAGATCGGCGATGAGGTTACCGGGCGCGAGCGCACCGAGCGCCTGCAGGTTATAGAACGACGGCGGCCGCCATCGCACGCGCCACGGCTTGTTGCCGCCCGCGCTCACCACGTACATGCCGAGTTCGCCGCGCGGCGACTCCACCGTCTGATAGATGCGTCCCTCGGGGACGTTGAAACCAGAGGACACGAGCTTGAAGTGGTGGATCAGCGCTTCCATCGAA is part of the Candidatus Eremiobacteraceae bacterium genome and harbors:
- a CDS encoding NADH-quinone oxidoreductase subunit D (Catalyzes the transfer of electrons from NADH to quinone); amino-acid sequence: SMEALIHHFKLVSSGFNVPEGRIYQTVESPRGELGMYVVSAGGNKPWRVRWRPPSFYNLQALGALAPGNLIADLVAIIGSLDPVFGEVDR